The following are encoded in a window of Urocitellus parryii isolate mUroPar1 chromosome 7, mUroPar1.hap1, whole genome shotgun sequence genomic DNA:
- the LOC144255858 gene encoding LOW QUALITY PROTEIN: transport and Golgi organization protein 1 homolog (The sequence of the model RefSeq protein was modified relative to this genomic sequence to represent the inferred CDS: inserted 1 base in 1 codon) translates to MLFTTLPDDTQPGPDFYGLPWKPVVFTVFFGIVSFVIFFWRTALIVKDRVYQVNEQQISKKVNNFMKENEELMQKLPNYEQKESKKQVQETMKQNMIISDEVTKYKDKMKLLEKAKELLDERAKSLHVMLESEGEQKAKNQDLIMENKKSIEKLKDVISVNTSELSELQIILNEAKLREEKVKLECCQLQKENTMLKKEKEQLQQEVKDWSISHAELSEQMKSFEKSQKDLQVTLSHKDDTINALTNYITQLNRLQCESESEDQSRDESDELTNGELAGDRNEKIKDQIKQMMDVSRTQTTISVVEEDLKLLQLKLRASMSTKYNLEDQIKKLESDCNSLRSSKVGLEEECKTLRQKVEILNELYQQNEMALKKKLSQEEYERLEKEQQLSAADEKVVSAVQEVKNYKQRIEEMKEELQKTECSFKNQIAMHEKKAHDNWLKARSAERAIAEEKREAANLRQKLLEMTQKMAVRQDEPMIVKPMPGRPNLQNPPRRGPLSHNGSFGPSPMSGGECSPPLTAEPAGRPPSATLNQKDMPRNGFGSMDGPLPHXWSSEASGKPVASDPGCGPAHMNSSSRSSSPAKVTNEGKVHMAMKGPPPFSGIPFMGPPMGPQMGWPPPPPIWYGPPLQLGGPFGPRPIPPQFGPGMRPPIGFREYAPGVPPGKRDLPFHPRDLFPGPAPAPFRPLGSFGPREYFIPGAPLPPPTHGPQDYGPPPAAKDLMPSGFKDEPPPTPYSQSSEGCSQALKQGP, encoded by the exons CTGTTTACTACATTGCCTGATGATACTCAACCTGGGCCTGATTTTTATGGACTACCATGGAagcctgtagttttcactgttttctttgggattgtatcctttgtcattttcttttggagaactgcTCTTATT gtaaAAGATAGAGTATATCaag tcaatgaacagcaaatttccaaaaaagtgaacaatttcatgaaagaaaatgaagaactaatgcagaaattgccaaattatgaacagaag gaatcaaagaaacaggtccaagagaccatgaaacaaaatatgattatttCTGATGAAGTAActaaatataag gataaaATGAAGCTTCTTGAAAAAGCTAAAGAACTTCTGGATGAGAGAGCTAAAAGTCTTCATGTTATGTTAGAATCTGAGGGAGAACAGAAAGCTAAGAATCAGGACTTG ataatggaaaataagaaatctatagagaagcttaaagatgtcatttcagTAAATACTTCTGAACTTTCAGAG CTTCAAATTATCCTTAATGAAGCTAAGCTTCGTGAAGAGAAGGTGAAGTTGGAATGCTGtcagcttcagaaagaaaataccatgcttaagaaggagaaagagcag TTGCAGCAGGAAGTCAAAGACTGGAGTATATCACATGCTGAGCTCAGTGAACAAATGAAATCATTTGAGAAGTCCCAGAAAGATTTACAAGTAACGCTTAGTCATAAAGATGATACTATTAAT gcTTTAACTAATTACATCACACAGTTGAATCGGTTACAATGTGAATCTGAATCTGAGGATCAAAGTCGAGATGAGTCAGATGAATTAACCAATGGAGAGTTAGCAG gtgatcGGAACGAGAAGATCAAAGATCAAATTAAGCAGATGATGGATGTCTCTCGG ACACAAACTACAATATCAGTAGTTGAAGAGGATCTAAAACTTTTACAACTTAAGCTAAGAGCCTCGATGTCCACAAAATATAATCTAGAAG accaaataaagaaattagaaagtgacTGCAATTCACTACGGTCTTCTAAAGTTGGACTGGAAGAGGAATGCAAAACTCTTAGGCAGAAAGTGgagattttaaatgaactctACCAGCAAAATGAGATGGCACTAAAAAa gaaactgaGCCAAGAAGAATATGAGAGACTAGAAAAAGAGCAGCAGCTGTCAGCTGCAGATGAAAAGGTGGTTTCCGCTGTACaggaagttaaaaattacaa GCAGAGAATTGAAGAGATGAAAGAAGAACTACAGAAAACCGAGTGCTCATTTAAAAACCAG attgctatgcatgagaagaaagctcatgataattgg ctCAAAGCTCGTTCTGCAGAAAGAGCTATagctgaagagaaaagggaagctgctaatttgagacagaa ATTATTGGAAATGACCCAAAAGATGGCAGTGCGGCAAGATGAACCCATGATTGTAAAACCTATGCCGGGAAGACCAAATTTACAAAATCCTCCTCGGAGAG gtccactgagccataatggcTCTTTTGGTCCATCCCCCATGAGTGGTGGAGAATGTTCCCCTCCACTGACAGCAGAGCCAGCTGGGAGACCTCCTTCTGCTACTCTTAATCAAAAAGATATGCCTAGAAATGGATTTG GGTCAATGGATGGACCTTTACCTC ACTGGTCTTCTGAGGCATCTGGGAAACCCGTTGCCTCTG ACCCAGGATGTGGTCCAGCTCACATGAACAGCAGCTCCAGAAGTTCTTCTCCAGCTAAGGTGACGAATGAGGGCAAG GTTCATATGGCTATGAAAGGGCCCCCTCCTTTCTCAGGGATACCCTTCATGGGCCCCCCTATGGGACCCCAGATGGGAtggcctccaccacctcccatttgGTATGGACCGCCACTTCAGCTCGGTGGGCCTTTTGGGCCTCGGCCAATTCCTCCACAATTTG gtcctGGTATGCGTCCACCAATAGGCTTCAGAGAATATGCACCAGGTGTTCCACCTGGAAAACGGGATTTGCCTTTTCACCCTCGTGATCTTTTTCCAGGACCCGCACCAGCACCATTTAGACCTTTAGGCTCATTTGGCCCAAGAGAGTACTTCATTCCTGGTGCTCCATTACCACCTCCAACTCATGGTCCCCAAGACTATGGGCCACCACCAGCTGCAAAAGACTTAATGCCTTCAGGCTTTAAAGATGAACCTCCACCTACACCTTATTCTCAGAGTAGTGAGGGCTGTTCACAAGCCTTAAAACAGGGCCCATAA